In a genomic window of Aulosira sp. FACHB-615:
- the tnpA gene encoding IS200/IS605 family transposase: protein MVPRKGSHSVFSIHLHLVFVAKYRRKTITAPILERLHEIFANVCIKTKCRLIEFSGEIDHVHLLIDFHPDNNLSALVGSLKSASSRVIQKEFSEHLSTFYRKPVFWSSSYYVASTGGAPIERIKQYIQSQETPED, encoded by the coding sequence GTGGTTCCCAGAAAGGGTTCTCATTCAGTTTTCTCTATTCACCTACATCTTGTGTTTGTGGCCAAGTACAGACGCAAAACAATAACCGCGCCAATTTTGGAACGGTTGCATGAAATATTTGCTAATGTCTGTATCAAAACCAAATGCAGACTAATCGAGTTTTCTGGTGAAATAGACCATGTTCATTTACTAATTGACTTTCATCCTGATAACAATCTATCTGCTCTTGTGGGTAGTCTAAAATCAGCGTCTAGTAGAGTTATCCAAAAAGAATTTTCAGAACATTTATCTACTTTTTATAGAAAACCTGTATTTTGGTCTAGTTCATATTATGTTGCTTCTACTGGTGGCGCACCAATCGAGAGAATCAAGCAATATATACAATCTCAAGAAACACCAGAAGATTGA
- a CDS encoding ribbon-helix-helix protein, CopG family, whose translation MTSKESVNIRLPKQEKEILDRYCKTVGRSQTDVIREFIRSLPER comes from the coding sequence ATGACCAGCAAAGAATCTGTGAACATTCGACTCCCAAAACAAGAGAAGGAAATATTAGACCGATATTGCAAAACAGTTGGCAGATCCCAGACGGATGTGATTCGAGAGTTCATTCGTTCATTGCCTGAGAGATAG
- a CDS encoding RNA-guided endonuclease TnpB family protein, with product MTFRLYPNKQIEQSLRYHRKLHKDLYNAAVYNRFTQYQKFNHSVSYFEQQNCLPAFKDVWIEYKEINSQSLQATLKRVDYAFERWFKGLGKRPRFKSIRHYSGWTYPAKSGYSVESDGENGYLNLFKIGRVQMRGQAKYWGTPTTCTIVFRNGKWYASITVDVLDQTLKPEILPVGAIGIDLGCNSALSITDGENHQQIDAPKFLRNSEQLIKKASKTKRRKQAPNKNKKIKASRRWKKAQSKVSKLTRKVANQRQNWVHQVASEIVSSNSFVATEKLEVKNMTSKAKKGKRKKQKAGLNKSILDVGFGMLRSTIKYKVEQIGGVFVEVPTKKVKPSQTCPKCGHQHKKTLDIRVHDCGVCGYVQDRDIAAAEVMLYWAKGSHCGLGVSPSGASGVNLTELGTSFVDADVTGSTSRTRKQAGSMKQLGQMKRQKPKSTGLVSETQTSTK from the coding sequence ATGACTTTTCGGTTATACCCAAACAAACAAATAGAACAGTCTTTGAGGTATCACCGAAAGTTACACAAAGACTTGTACAACGCTGCTGTTTATAACAGATTTACTCAATATCAAAAATTCAATCATTCTGTTAGCTATTTCGAGCAACAGAATTGTTTACCAGCATTCAAAGATGTTTGGATAGAGTACAAAGAAATAAATTCTCAATCTCTACAAGCTACTTTGAAACGTGTTGATTATGCCTTTGAGCGTTGGTTCAAAGGTTTAGGTAAGCGTCCACGATTCAAATCAATTCGTCATTATTCAGGTTGGACTTATCCAGCTAAATCAGGCTATTCTGTAGAGTCTGATGGTGAAAATGGTTATTTGAATTTGTTTAAAATTGGGCGTGTTCAGATGCGAGGACAGGCTAAGTATTGGGGAACTCCTACTACTTGCACAATCGTTTTTCGTAACGGTAAATGGTACGCCTCTATTACGGTTGATGTCTTAGACCAAACTCTTAAACCTGAAATCCTACCAGTTGGCGCAATTGGGATAGATTTAGGTTGTAATTCAGCATTATCAATTACCGATGGTGAAAATCATCAACAAATTGATGCTCCTAAATTCTTGAGGAATTCTGAACAACTAATTAAAAAAGCTTCCAAAACTAAAAGACGGAAGCAAGCGCCAAATAAAAATAAAAAAATCAAAGCTTCTAGAAGATGGAAAAAAGCCCAATCTAAGGTTAGTAAGCTAACTCGTAAAGTTGCTAATCAGCGTCAAAATTGGGTACATCAAGTTGCATCAGAAATAGTAAGCAGTAATAGCTTCGTTGCAACTGAAAAGCTAGAAGTCAAAAACATGACTAGTAAGGCTAAAAAAGGTAAACGCAAAAAGCAAAAAGCAGGTTTGAATAAGTCAATACTAGATGTAGGTTTTGGAATGCTACGCAGTACCATCAAATACAAAGTAGAGCAAATTGGTGGTGTGTTTGTGGAAGTTCCTACCAAGAAAGTAAAGCCTAGTCAAACTTGCCCAAAATGTGGTCATCAGCACAAAAAGACGCTTGATATTAGAGTTCACGATTGTGGCGTTTGTGGATATGTGCAAGACCGTGATATTGCTGCTGCTGAAGTAATGCTTTACTGGGCTAAAGGGAGCCACTGCGGTCTTGGGGTCTCCCCAAGTGGAGCAAGTGGCGTTAATCTGACGGAGCTAGGAACTAGCTTCGTAGACGCTGATGTCACTGGCTCTACTTCACGCACCCGTAAACAAGCGGGAAGCATGAAGCAACTAGGACAAATGAAGCGTCAAAAACCTAAATCTACTGGTCTGGTTTCAGAAACCCAGACCTCAACGAAGTAG
- a CDS encoding helix-turn-helix domain-containing protein: MKYTYQYKAIPTTDQKLELNHWLRICQYWYNRQLARTARSLTPTRREVLR; encoded by the coding sequence ATGAAATACACCTACCAGTACAAAGCAATTCCAACCACTGACCAGAAGCTAGAGTTAAATCATTGGCTGCGGATTTGCCAATATTGGTACAACCGTCAATTAGCTAGAACAGCAAGAAGCCTCACACCTACCCGGAGGGAGGTGTTGAGATGA